One region of Vibrio sp. FE10 genomic DNA includes:
- a CDS encoding sigma-54-dependent transcriptional regulator, with product MPKLYFVDDEPAIRDSVEQAMLIEGIDIVCFPNAIEAMKKINIAQAGIVITDIHMPVMDGIQFTQQLLSHNPHFQVIVLTGHGDVQTAVSAMKSGAYDFLEKPFVVDALLTAVKKAADKLALVEENNLLRKELAMQNQVGPKLIGQSASMQTLRRELITLDTKANPLLLFVGDLGTGKRITAQYTHDLHSHQTAELCPVAAFNLPRNDQATFDQFVLQLFLKHQGGTLYIHETEALTSQQWLWLAALKPTLLRENSCKTNATCIIIATTVVPTTITSELRRFNLLPLAQRTEDIGSLFKHFARGAASRYQLPPPVITEKEIQRLIATHWSENIRQLRQHAELRVLTQVKQPALDSDDNEQNDENQLDISPEEQQQSLSQRTDSFEQIILIEALHRHQGRLKEVQQELQVSRKTLYDKLRKHQLDKTDFKNR from the coding sequence ATGCCCAAACTCTATTTTGTTGACGATGAGCCAGCAATTCGAGACTCAGTAGAACAAGCCATGCTTATTGAAGGCATCGATATTGTCTGCTTTCCCAATGCCATTGAGGCAATGAAGAAGATCAACATTGCTCAAGCCGGAATTGTGATCACCGATATTCACATGCCAGTGATGGACGGTATTCAATTTACGCAACAGTTACTCAGCCATAATCCCCACTTTCAAGTGATTGTGCTCACCGGACATGGTGATGTGCAGACCGCCGTATCAGCAATGAAATCTGGCGCTTATGACTTTTTAGAGAAGCCATTTGTTGTCGATGCTCTGCTCACCGCAGTAAAAAAGGCAGCAGACAAACTGGCCTTAGTTGAAGAGAACAACCTGCTGAGAAAAGAACTTGCGATGCAAAATCAGGTGGGGCCAAAACTGATTGGGCAATCTGCTTCGATGCAGACCCTACGTCGGGAATTAATCACCTTAGATACCAAAGCCAACCCGCTATTGTTGTTTGTTGGGGATTTAGGAACAGGAAAAAGAATCACAGCACAGTACACGCACGATTTGCACAGCCATCAAACTGCTGAGCTTTGCCCTGTCGCCGCATTCAATTTACCGCGCAATGACCAAGCTACGTTTGATCAGTTTGTTCTGCAATTATTCCTAAAACATCAGGGCGGAACACTTTATATCCATGAAACAGAAGCATTAACTTCGCAGCAATGGCTATGGTTAGCCGCTCTAAAACCCACTTTACTTCGTGAAAACTCATGCAAGACCAATGCAACTTGTATCATTATCGCAACTACAGTAGTTCCTACTACAATTACAAGTGAACTGCGCCGATTTAATTTACTACCCTTGGCGCAAAGAACGGAAGATATTGGCTCTTTATTCAAGCATTTTGCTCGCGGTGCAGCCAGTCGATACCAGTTACCGCCGCCCGTTATCACAGAAAAAGAGATTCAACGGTTGATCGCAACCCATTGGAGCGAAAACATTCGACAGCTTCGCCAACACGCTGAGCTCAGAGTGCTGACACAAGTAAAGCAACCTGCTCTCGACAGTGATGATAATGAGCAAAACGACGAAAACCAGCTTGATATCAGCCCTGAAGAGCAGCAACAGTCATTAAGCCAACGTACTGATAGCTTTGAACAAATAATCTTAATCGAGGCGTTACATCGCCATCAAGGACGATTGAAAGAGGTGCAACAAGAACTCCAAGTCTCTCGAAAAACGCTGTATGACAAGCTTAGGAAACACCAGCTTGATAAGACGGATTTCAAAAATCGATAA